In Silene latifolia isolate original U9 population chromosome 3, ASM4854445v1, whole genome shotgun sequence, a single window of DNA contains:
- the LOC141645955 gene encoding ribosome-inactivating protein saporin-4-like codes for MKDGLIVTVTWTILLSWALIANAIPLDLANPTEAKYSTFLTAIRNDVKDPKLNYGGTGIPVIGAPTATFLRIDLTVATGTVSLGLKRSDLYGVAYLAKNDRNVFRAYYFDGQITSAQLDKLFPEAKGTANQQKITEYDESYAALEKAAKMTRQQAGLGIAKLVTYLGAVNGKARNVQAEAKLIMVGVQMVSEAARSGYIQQAVLDNFPSGFRPDDNVIILERNWRRISEAIKASNKGVFTPPIVLGTPDLTTTWTVSNAAELNMGLLKYLGNALLESSSEEYYAEF; via the coding sequence ATGAAGGATGGGCTAATCGTGACAGTAACATGGACCATCCTGCTGTCATGGGCTTTGATAGCGAATGCAATCCCATTGGATCTCGCTAATCCAACCGAAGCTAAATACTCGACTTTTCTCACCGCGATTCGAAACGATGTGAAGGATCCAAAGCTCAACTACGGTGGTACTGGAATACCCGTAATAGGTGCACCCACTGCCACATTTCTTAGGATCGATCTCACAGTTGCGACAGGAACAGTCTCACTTGGTCTAAAACGTAGCGACTTGTACGGGGTCGCATATCTTGCTAAGAACGATAGAAATGTATTTCGGGCATATTACTTTGATGGCCAAATTACTTCGGCTCAATTAGACAAACTATTCCCAGAGGCCAAGGGTACCGCAAATCAGCAAAAGATAACCGAGTATGACGAAAGTTATGCAGCACTAGAAAAGGCGGCTAAAATGACTAGACAACAAGCTGGGTTAGGGATTGCCAAACTTGTTACTTACCTTGGAGCGGTTAACGGGAAGGCGCGTAACGTACAAGCTGAAGCTAAGTTAATAATGGTTGGCGTTCAAATGGTGTCTGAGGCGGCGCGATCTGGGTACATCCAACAGGCGGTTCTTGATAATTTTCCAAGTGGGTTTCGCCCTGATGATAATGTTATTATATTGGAGAGGAATTGGAGAAGGATTTCAGAAGCGATAAAAGCTTCTAATAAGGGAGTGTTTACGCCACCCATTGTCTTAGGGACTCCGGATTTAACCACCACTTGGACTGTGAGCAATGCCGCGGAGCTCAACATGGGACTCCTCAAGTATCTCGGAAATGCTCTATTAGAGTCGTCTTCTGAGGAATATTATGCTGAATTTTGA